The following is a genomic window from Rhizobium sp. 11515TR.
GCGCCTCGGCGAGATTGAAACCTTGCATGGATTCATGATGTTGTGAGGATCAATGGCGCGTTTGATTGCGGCCATGACCCGGATGGCCGGACCATGCTCCGCGACAAGCGCAGCTATTTTGCTGTGGCCTATCCCATGCTCGCCGGTCGACGTTCCGCCGCCTGACCGGAGACCCTGATCCGGCCGCCACTCTCGACTTCGAGATCCTCAAGTTGTTCGGTGGACGGATCGGTCGTGACCAATGAAGCCGGCAGAGCCGACATCTTCGGCAGTCGCTCGGCTGAAATGACCGTTGCCAGCGCCGATTTCCGAGACGCGACGGCCGTCGATGGGCTGTAGGAAGTTGCGCATGGCGGCGACATCGTCAAGCCAAGCATCGGGAAAGAGATGAAGTGCATCGCGGCAGGTCGCCAAGCGAGGCCCGGAGAAGACGATGTCAGCTTTAATCGGTGTCGAGGACATATACATGAACATATGCCTTCCAAAATTGTTGCGGTTCGGAAATCTCCCTAGATTCTAGTTATGCGGGCAATCGCGGTGCGATTTACCTCTTATGATTAAAACTACAACACAGATTTGATAGGAAATCAATTGCTATTTGCAAGTAATTTAGACATGCGCAACGTTTGTGCAATCGAGCTGATTGGAGGCAATTTGAGCAGAGCCAATAGCCGATCTGGGGGATGTTCTTTGATCGGCTCTGCACGAATTGTCAGAATTATTAAGTCTTGCCGGAAGTGCTTCAATCGCC
Proteins encoded in this region:
- a CDS encoding FAD-linked oxidase C-terminal domain-containing protein; this encodes MGHSKIAALVAEHGPAIRVMAAIKRAIDPHNIMNPCKVSISPRRRSSMSEIHKPGR